A genomic region of Desulfovibrio sp. X2 contains the following coding sequences:
- a CDS encoding YkgJ family cysteine cluster protein: MTKKSCTRCGTCCENGGPALHGEDACLMGTVLSFSDLVTLRAGEPAHDQIADEIRPLEREIVKLAGRDPLTGRWACRFHTGEGCAIYADRPMECRLLDCRDTAALVAAYDVDRLTRLDLLPDKSPPVLLIVQHEESCPAGRALELAKSDDPEDARTLKEMIAYDHALRDTLAEKGLGRSELLFLLGRPLDVVLKPVLEEKKEKK; this comes from the coding sequence ATGACCAAGAAATCCTGCACCCGCTGCGGCACCTGCTGCGAGAACGGCGGACCCGCCCTGCACGGCGAGGACGCCTGCCTCATGGGCACCGTGCTCTCCTTCTCCGACCTCGTCACCCTGCGCGCCGGAGAGCCCGCGCACGACCAGATCGCCGACGAGATCCGACCCCTGGAGCGCGAGATCGTCAAGCTCGCGGGCCGCGACCCCCTCACCGGCCGCTGGGCCTGCCGCTTCCATACCGGCGAAGGCTGCGCCATCTACGCCGACCGCCCCATGGAATGCCGCCTGCTCGACTGCCGCGACACCGCCGCCCTGGTCGCGGCCTACGACGTCGACCGCCTCACCCGCCTCGACCTCCTGCCCGACAAGAGCCCGCCCGTGCTCCTCATCGTCCAGCACGAGGAATCCTGCCCCGCGGGCCGGGCCCTCGAGCTCGCCAAAAGCGACGACCCCGAGGACGCGCGGACCCTCAAGGAAATGATCGCCTACGACCATGCCCTGCGCGACACCCTGGCCGAAAAGGGGCTGGGTCGGAGCGAGCTGCTTTTTTTGTTGGGCAGGCCGCTGGATGTGGTGCTGAAGCCGGTGCTGGAAGAGAAGAAAGAGAAGAAATAA